One window from the genome of Chrysemys picta bellii isolate R12L10 chromosome 15, ASM1138683v2, whole genome shotgun sequence encodes:
- the MYL2 gene encoding myosin regulatory light chain 2, ventricular/cardiac muscle isoform isoform X2, with protein MDQNRDGFIDKADLRDTFAAVGRLNVKNEELDEMIKEAPGAINFTVFLSMFGEKLKGADPEETILNAFKVFDPEGKGLKSDYIKEMLMTQGERFSQEEIDQMFAAFPPDITGNLDYKNLVHIITHGEEKD; from the exons ATGGATCAGAACCGGGACGGCTTTATTGACAAGGCAGATCTGAGAGATACGTTTGCTGCAGTGG GTCGTTTGAATGTAAAAAACGAAGAACTCGATGAAATGATAAAGGAGGCTCCGGGAGCAATTAACTTTACCGTATTCCTGAGCATGTTTGGAGAGAAGCTCAAGG GTGCCGATCCAGAGGAGACGATCCTGAACGCATTCAAGGTGTTTGACCCCGAGGGCAAAGGCCTGAAATCTGACTA CATTAAAGAAATGCTGATGACGCAGGGAGAGAGGTTCTCCCAGGAAGAG ATCGACCAGATGTTTGCAGCTTTCCCCCCAGACATCACTGGAAATTTAGACTACAAAAACCTCGTCCACATCATCACACATGGAGAAGAGAAGGATTAA
- the MYL2 gene encoding myosin regulatory light chain 2, ventricular/cardiac muscle isoform isoform X1, protein MAPKKAKKRSEGANSNVFSMFEQTQIQEFKEAFTIMDQNRDGFIDKADLRDTFAAVGRLNVKNEELDEMIKEAPGAINFTVFLSMFGEKLKGADPEETILNAFKVFDPEGKGLKSDYIKEMLMTQGERFSQEEIDQMFAAFPPDITGNLDYKNLVHIITHGEEKD, encoded by the exons ATG GCACCCAAGAAAGCTAAGAAGAGATCAGAGGGAGCTAATTCCAATGTCTTCTCTATGTTCGAAcaaacacagatccaggaattCAAAGAG GCATTCACCATCATGGATCAGAACCGGGACGGCTTTATTGACAAGGCAGATCTGAGAGATACGTTTGCTGCAGTGG GTCGTTTGAATGTAAAAAACGAAGAACTCGATGAAATGATAAAGGAGGCTCCGGGAGCAATTAACTTTACCGTATTCCTGAGCATGTTTGGAGAGAAGCTCAAGG GTGCCGATCCAGAGGAGACGATCCTGAACGCATTCAAGGTGTTTGACCCCGAGGGCAAAGGCCTGAAATCTGACTA CATTAAAGAAATGCTGATGACGCAGGGAGAGAGGTTCTCCCAGGAAGAG ATCGACCAGATGTTTGCAGCTTTCCCCCCAGACATCACTGGAAATTTAGACTACAAAAACCTCGTCCACATCATCACACATGGAGAAGAGAAGGATTAA